In Corylus avellana chromosome ca8, CavTom2PMs-1.0, the genomic stretch CTTAAGCTTGtcgagaaccgatcaagtggGTCAGATTTGGCATCATTAAACAGATTTTGCCAACCCTAATCTTGGTCagtttttttctattcaatatttGGTAGTTGTTGATTTGTTGTAATTAACAACTCATTTGGAATTGGATTGAAGATTTCGGAAGAATTAAATGGTGGATATCATTTATCAATATTATAAGGAATCCTAACCCCCTCTAAACTATattatttcatttcaattaattacCTATATGATTTCTGTTAAAGGTTAAAGGAAACTGGATGCCTGCATGTCACTATGGAAAGAAGGTCTTAGTAAAACAGAGTGTTcgataaaaaaacattttagattgagtttttttgttttatgttgaaaaagtattttaatttaacataaatatgaaattaatttggAATGTTTTATAAGTATATTGTGTTTGAAATTGTTTGGCgtgaaaaacaaaattgtcGTTGCCAAAAGCCATGTGCATTACAATAATATCAATCAAGCAAGTCAATGATTTAGAAGTCAAAAAAGTGGGAGGCAATTCTACCAAACCAaggtttacacttttttttttttttttttttgttacttatcCGCACAAGAGAGAGGGGAATATTCAAACTAGTAACATTTACTTCATTTGGCGTAGTTCTaactgattgagctacttcttgaggACGGATAATACCATTTTTGAGTGAGTATTTTCTTCACATAATTGAGGATTTAAAGCTGACCAAGAGATTAAAAATTCTGATCAGATGGAGGttgatttaaaattaatcaattGTAAACAGTTTTTGACAATTTCAAATGTCGCGTAATTGATATTCGATGAATCCATGACCGACTAGTGACCCATGAAACCTATCGTGATCATTGTAATTAAATGCCTAATCctttcaagattaaattttgggtaaagtccacttaaccccttcaaactatcaccccaatgacaatctacttctcaaactatcaattacgataatttacctcccaaactaccaaaacaatgacaatgtaccataattttagcaaaataacgaaattacccttactaaaataaaaaacaaaaaacaaaatactaaaatttaaatttgtttttcaaaattttaaggatatttttgtcttattgaaaattctataagggtaatttcgtcattttgctagcattgaaggtacattgtcattgttttggtagtttggggggtaaattgtcctgattgatagtttggggggtagattgtcattaaaGTGGTAGTTTTAgggagttaagtggactttatccttaaatttttcatatttaatgtatatattgtcatattatttttttaaaaatgacataagACTATGTAAACTATTAAATgcaacaacataaaatttgaagatcgacattttttttttaataattaaatagggaaagggttacaagtgatcaaaatactgaaaaTTGATGAACTCCCCTGCAATAtactaaaaaatgaaaattaatagtGCAAGTAAACAAATCAAAGTAggaaattaatcaaacaaatgaCCCGTTCCTTTCTAAGGGACCGCACAAGGCAGTTACTAAAGCAAAAAGAGAACAAGAAGAGTCATAAACCTCTCAAGGTTCACCAACACTAATTACAGGTGAAAGAACCTCAAGATGTCCAAACTCATCTATACCTGAGCCAAGGAACAACGTCAATCACCGAAAGAAAGTTGAAGCAGAAAAGGCACTGTCAAGAATCGAATGTGCGACTTTATTGTTGTTGCAGCATTGACAATGCTGCTGCTTCTGCTCTTTCTCGCTTTCCTACTCGCTCCCTCAAGGTTAGGGCAACTTTTCAATCAAGATACAATAGTAAATGGCTCTAAGATGCTTGTTCCATCTACCTCTACTCAATGGTTTCATAGATTGTTGTTAACAAATCTATGGATATAACaaacgagtaatgttataaactaCACTTTTACACCATAATTATTTCACTCTAATAACTTGTCAGTGCTAATTagcaattgatttttttttttttttttaaagagcaaTACTACTTAATTTCACTTTATCCTACCTCCATCTTATTGGGCTAATGGACATTGCCACATTAGCCCAATAAAATGATAGTGTATTATcgaacatttattttttatatggtaGTGAGGGTTGATTGGCACTTGAAAGGATAAAAACGTAATTTACAATATTACTCGTTGCGAAAATAGATCGCATTAGGCATTAATTTCCTATTTGGGTTGAATGATATGGCAATTTTAAGTGGATGTAATTACAAATTAACATTATAGTTTCAAATGTGTCTTAATTTTGCTGTACTTGTTCTCGatacaatttttaatataattttcctcTTTCTTAACAGAACTTACTTGAATGACTTGAGCCCATTTCCAACTAATTTGGGTAGAATTATTCCATGAGTGAGGGTTTGATGCTAAACATATGATCAAAAgacaaagagtaatgctatatgtcATATAAATACTTCatgaatattttacaaaattcaataattattaaACATTGACACGTTTAATTTTGTGAAATATTTGTATGGAATCAATCCAGCGTTGCttaaaagtaaagaaagaaccaaaaaaaaaaaaaagtgaggatATTTAATAGTCCATGATAACAACTTGGATGGGCAGCCACGGGCCAGGGCCAGCCACTGGCTAGCATCAATTTAGGAGGCAGTCCAAAACATGGCAACATAATTAGAACAAAATGGCAACACCGTGGACCACTTTATGCGCGACAGCGCCAACCCGCTTAAGCCCGAGCGGGCAAACGGCGTGAGTGCAATGTCAAAATGTTCTCATTCGCTCGACATACGCACGCCATTCTGGCTTCCCCCACTTTCTCAATTCCCCGATATACGCGCCGCCTCCCAAGTCTAGGTGTATTAAGTCACAGCTCGCGTCTACGCAACACTAAGCCACATTTCAAATCATTCAAATCTTTTCGTTGCTCTTCTTCGTGCTCGACCCGTACAATGGGATCCCTTGGTGCCCTAGACGAGCCACTGCAGTACCCGGTTGCTCGCAGAGACGAGTCCGTCGTCGAAGACTACCACGGAGTAAAAATCGCCGACCCTTACCGATGGTAATTGAACGAAATGGATTTCTCACTTCGTAATGCTTTGGTTGCTTCGATGGGAAATGTGTGAATATGATTCAAACATTTCTTTTTCGATTCAACTGGAGGTTTTATCCATGGGCTCGACAAGAAGAAATTTGTGTTATCGTTCACCGAAGAATCTTGAAAAGCGtttcaaattttccttttcgTAAATTTTATCGGGAAAATTTGCGAACAGATACGTTATTTTTAGGAACATTCAATGAAATTTGATTGgaactacattttttttttgtttcttctcaaTTGGTTAGGCTTGAGGATCCTGACGCAGAGGAAGTGAAAGAGTTCGTGCAGAAGCAGGTGAAATTGACAGGGTCGGTGCTCGAGAAGTGCGAGACGAGAGAGAAGCTTCGGGAGAAGATCACGAAGCTCTTTGACCACCCGCGTTACGATGCGCCTTTCAGGCGAGGGAACAAGTACTTCTACTTTCACAACACTGGGCTTCAAGCGCAGAACGTCCTCTACGTTCAGGTTCGTGTGCTGCAATTGGATTTAGTAGAGCTATATACGCCTTGTTTGGTTACGAATATTCACAGGAGAAGTTCTCTCTGTTTGTCATTCAGGATAGTTTGGATGGAGAACCTGAGGTTTTGCTGGACCCGAATGCGCTTAGCGAAGATGGAACTGTCTCTTTGAACACGCTCTCGGTTAGTGAGGATGCCAAATACTTGGCGTACGGGCTTAGCGCGAGCGGTAGCGATTGGGTGACAATCAAAGTAATGCGGGTTGAGGATAAGAAGGTTGAAGCTGATACTTTATCATGGGTGAGTGTCTTTGTGCTTGtcttattcatctaaaaaaggaaagaaaacaaaggagaGAGTGACTTTTTTGATAGAAAGAGAAGACAGACAAATGAAaggggttatatatatatctttgcaGGTTAAATTTTCGTCCATCAGTTGGACCCATGATAGCAAAGGGTTTTTCTACAGCCGATATCCTGCTCCCAAGTACGTGATCATCATCAAGTTCTCACAGTTATGCAAAGTTTTGAAATTCTGACCGGTTGCCTCTTGGATGATCAtgggttttaaaatttgcgCGTACCAATttttagggaagaaaaagaatttggaaaaaatCTATAGAAAATAAATTCGGGCAAGTTAAAAGAGAATATTGGAACTGCTTAAGACGAATTTTACTTGAATTTGAGTGGAGAAAAGAAGGAATCTCTAGACTATTTGCCAACCATGAACCATAGTAATGATATTGCGTATGTTTGAGCAGGATTAATTGGATTTAGTGCatcatatttgtaattttatggATTGTTGTATTGAATCCGTTATGATAGTGGTATTATGCTGTAGAGAGGGAGAAAATGTAGATGCTGGGACGGAGACTAATTCTAACCTTTATCATGAGCTATACTATCATTTCTTGGGTACGGATCAATCTGAAGATATTTTATGCTGGAGAGATCCTGAAAACGCTAAATACATGTTTGGAGCTAGTGTTACGGATGATGGGAAGGTAATTCATCTCTCATTTCATGGGTTTATGGTTATGTTGGATTTGTATCTGCTTTCTTATATTGATGTCAATCTAACTGCGTGattctcaacatttttttaatgaagtaaaCATGTGACGTAGCATTTTCAATGTTGTTGTcgtattttgtattattatttttggatagTTTCTATCTTGTCATGGAAAGAGTACAATTTGGAGTTCCTCTATCCCTGAACGGTGTTTCGGATTTAGTGgttatcaaacaaacaaaaaaaagtgtttcAGTTTTAGCATTAGAAATGAGCTTGTCCCAGAAAACCCAGAATTTCACTCTACGgtttcagggaaaaaaaaaaatccgaattAGAACAAAGGCTTTTTGTACATGGGAAGGACTCGATGGCAGACTTGTATGAGAAATAGGTTTTTACTAGTAATTAGAGGATTGATTTGCTTACTTAGTGTGAGAATCAGTGCAAAGTTGTGCTGTAAGAGGTTATTTGTGGCAAGCCGACGGCATGCATCAGATTGAATACTGCGTTTTTTACATTTCTTTGTTATCTGTCTGACAAATGAGATGTTGAAGTGATAATTTAAGAGCCTCTGTGCAGGTTTAGTAACATGATCTATAATTTAAATGAAAGCTGAccaaaaaagctttaaaatgctttttttttattttttattttttatttttttttatttttcggaTGAGGCACCATCATTATGCCATGTTGTTAGTCTTTCTACTTAAACAGTCTTTTCAGTAAGTGCCTACATGCATGTTTGTGCATGCATGAGCTAGAATGCCTAAATAATTTGGTTTAGATAAGAAATGCAAATGCAATTTCTTAAActattctttattattattattattttggattttcACTGAACTGAATCCACTTTCATGTTATTGTGCAGTATGTTCTTCTGTACATTGATGAAGGTTGTGACCCtgtcaacaaattttattactGTGACTTGTCTGAACTTCCTAATGGCCTTCTAGGTTTGAAGGGGAAAAATGACTTGCCCCCATTTATTAAGCTTATTGATGAATTTGATGCACAATATCATGCTGTTGCAAATGATGACACCGTTTTTACTTTTCTGACAAATAAAGATGCTCCAAAATATAAGTTAACCCGAGTAGATTTGAAGGAACCAACTGTTTGGACTGATGTTATCCAAGAGGCTGAAAAGGATGTACTTGAATCAGCTAGTGCTGTTAATGGTAACCAAATGATTGTGAGTTACCTGAGCGATGTTAAGTATGTTCTGCAGATAAGGGACTTGAAATCAGGTTCCTTGCTGCATCAATTACCCATTGACATAGGGACAGTAAATGGGATTTCTGCAAGGCGTAAAGACAATGTGgtttttattgggtttactagCTTTCTTGCCCCCGGTATAATTTATCAGTGCAATTTAGAATCTGAGGTTCCTGATATGAAGATATTTCGTGAAATTGTTGTTCCTGGGTTTGATCGCTCAGAGTTCCATGTCGATCAGGTAACTTTTATCATCTTGATGACCTAATCACTGtaatttgcttcttcttcacaTTCACTTTGATGGTTAGGGGCATCTGctcctctctgtctctctacTCTGCAGTATGTGTTTACTTGAATGGCTTTCTCATCTCCAGGTTTTTGTGCCTAGTAAGGATGGTACCAAGATACCGATGTTCATTGTGGCCCAAAAGAATATTCATTTGGATGGATCACACCCCTGTTTGTTATATGGATATGGTGGATTTAACATTAGTCTTACACCATCATTCAGTGTTGGTCGTATCGTACTCACACGGCATCTAGGTGCTGTTTTCTGCATAGCAAACATTCGTGGTGGTGGAGAGTATGGAGAGGAATGGCATAAAGCGGGTTCACTTGCAAAGAAGCAAAATTGCTTTGATGACTTCATTTCTGCTGCTGAATACCTTATATCTGCTGGTTATACCCAACCCAAAAAGTTGTGTATAGAAGGTGGAAGCAATGGTGGGCTTCTTGTTGGGGCTTGCATAAATCAGGTATTGCTGTATTAGATGGTGCTATTGCTTGATTGTATCCTTGATTCTATCTCTTGTCATAGTCATTTTGAGTGCTTTGATtaaattactttctttttttggcagaGACCTGATCTTTTTGGTTGTGCTTTGGCTCATGTTGGTGTTATGGACATGCTGCGATTCCATAAGTTCACAATTGGTTAGTTTAAATCTATTGGTTTCACTAGTTAACACTTTTGAATCATGTACTGAATTAGCTTGCTTTCTAGGCCATGCATGGACTACTGATTATGGTTCTTCAGACAAGGAGGAAGAGTTTCATTGGATAATCAAGTGAGTAAATCTTATCCTATGCTAAGTATCTGATAGGAAGCTTACAGTACTTCACATCATCGCTTCAAAactttaatttgtaattttctaCCACATTATGAGAACCTCGAAAACTATCAACTTTTCTCGATCTTGTGATATTGGACTTGAAAGTTCAATTTATTGATTGCTATTCAATTCAGTGTATGTGATTGTGTATGCTCACTTTTACCTCACAGTTCTAGCATTATCcatattgatttttctttcttgattcAATGCTCCATGATATAATTTACCTTGTTCAGATTTTGTTTGCCATGATTATCTTATGTTCTAAGAAGCTTGGATTGTATTAGATATTCGTCATTAGTACGTATCATTACCTTTTTGTTTTGGACTGCTCCTTTTTTGCacttttaacatatttttacttattaaaacaaccattttatattttgtttctacTGAAACAGTATATTATGGAATTGTTTTGTTAGGCTTCTTCACATAGGAGAGTTTGGATGTTACTCACtgttgattttattgggttttctCTTAGGTATTCTCCACTGCATAATGTCAGGAGACCTTGGGAAAAGCATCCGGATCAACCTTCCCAGTATCCACCCACAATGTTGTTGACCGCTGATCATGATGATAGGGTTGTGCCATTGCACTCACTGAAGTTATTAGCGGTTAGTCCTTTATCTTTAGCAGAAAACTTGGAAGTTTTACTAGCCCTTTCTTCTCTAAGTGCGATGTAAGAATGATGTATTACGTATTATTGTTTATTCATTTTCTGTCTATGTAGTCGCATTTTAGATTTTCTTCTATGATGCCATTATCATCATTATTAGTTACTCATAAATGTGCTACAACTCATGCATTATGCATATAAAAGGGCAGTGCTTGATTAGCAGGTATCGGAAATTTATGAACTACATGTCTAGCTCGCTCTTCGCTGTACCCATTGTAGATATGCATCTTGCACGtgtgttatttaattttctttgcttgtttttttcctcttctgaAAATGGTTTCTATTCGTTGTCAGACCATGCAATATGTTCTGTGCACAAGCTTGGAGAAAAGCCCCCAGATCAATCCTATCATTGGTCGCATTGAGTGTAAGGCAGGGCATGGAGCTGGACGTCCTACACAAAAAATGgtaacatttaattatatatttttccttagtTGTTGTGTGTTTTTGTCTGCTTGTGAATTATCGGTCGTGGGGTCTTCTACTTGCAGATTGATGAAGCTGCTGACCGGTACGGTTTTATGGCCAAGATGTTGGATGCATCATGGATTGAGTAGATTCCATTAGTTGAAGAAAGTGAAGCCTTGGCGGGAGGCTGGATATGATGCACATCTGCCCAAGGctgaatcttttatttttaccaaccttttttttcctttttctttttaagcatAACTACAAAGGAAATAAAGGAAATCATGGTTGTCTTTTTTGGCATTTTATACTACGATTGTTGGGaattatttttaacaattcATATGCAAAAAGAATATGTGCGACTCTCCTCGGCTGTCCGAGGCAATCAATTGAAATAACTATTCATTCTATTCTGCAACTCAAAACGATACTCATCCGGGGCTTGTCCTAATCTGAAACACCAGAGGATGTGGGAAGTGTGCATGCTTGGCAAATTCGTGGAGACATCTCTCTTTTGATCAGTTGCAAAAAGCTATTTGTAGCAGAAACTCTCTTAACTGCAATGGCACATTCAAAATCTTAGAACCACGTAAAAAACAAAGGGCGTGCTGAAACTAATACTGGTGAAATGACCTCATTGTGTCTGAAAACAGTCCATTTTCACATCTGTAACATCAAGTTGAACTATCTCTGCTCTGCAACCTAGGATGGATCCAACGCTGCAAAACGAAAAACGAAAAAGAGTCATACCTCTTTAAATAAAGACTTGATGATAAACCATTACCCATTGTCTTTGATTCTC encodes the following:
- the LOC132189007 gene encoding uncharacterized protein LOC132189007, with protein sequence MFSFARHTHAILASPTFSIPRYTRRLPSLGVLSHSSRLRNTKPHFKSFKSFRCSSSCSTRTMGSLGALDEPLQYPVARRDESVVEDYHGVKIADPYRWLEDPDAEEVKEFVQKQVKLTGSVLEKCETREKLREKITKLFDHPRYDAPFRRGNKYFYFHNTGLQAQNVLYVQDSLDGEPEVLLDPNALSEDGTVSLNTLSVSEDAKYLAYGLSASGSDWVTIKVMRVEDKKVEADTLSWVKFSSISWTHDSKGFFYSRYPAPKEGENVDAGTETNSNLYHELYYHFLGTDQSEDILCWRDPENAKYMFGASVTDDGKYVLLYIDEGCDPVNKFYYCDLSELPNGLLGLKGKNDLPPFIKLIDEFDAQYHAVANDDTVFTFLTNKDAPKYKLTRVDLKEPTVWTDVIQEAEKDVLESASAVNGNQMIVSYLSDVKYVLQIRDLKSGSLLHQLPIDIGTVNGISARRKDNVVFIGFTSFLAPGIIYQCNLESEVPDMKIFREIVVPGFDRSEFHVDQVFVPSKDGTKIPMFIVAQKNIHLDGSHPCLLYGYGGFNISLTPSFSVGRIVLTRHLGAVFCIANIRGGGEYGEEWHKAGSLAKKQNCFDDFISAAEYLISAGYTQPKKLCIEGGSNGGLLVGACINQRPDLFGCALAHVGVMDMLRFHKFTIGHAWTTDYGSSDKEEEFHWIIKYSPLHNVRRPWEKHPDQPSQYPPTMLLTADHDDRVVPLHSLKLLATMQYVLCTSLEKSPQINPIIGRIECKAGHGAGRPTQKMIDEAADRYGFMAKMLDASWIE